The following are from one region of the Streptomyces decoyicus genome:
- a CDS encoding VOC family protein, with protein MLTTHFVPGTPNWLDLGAPDIDDAVSFYSAVFGWTFQSAGPDAGGYGFFQLDGKTVAAVGPLMEEGAGSAWTVYFQTPDADATVKAVEQAGGSVRVPPMDVFTAGRLAAFTDPTGGDFAVWQPGDVQGLETVMEPNSLCWTELYTTDAAAAKDFYRSVFSWSHQDMPMGGETVYSVVSAPGGGKDDDSGHGGLMQLPEANLKAGSTSEWHPYFGVTDCDAAFAAATDRGATILIPPTDAPGVGRLAMLRDPAGAPFALITGDPTTD; from the coding sequence ATGCTGACGACCCATTTTGTTCCGGGCACACCGAACTGGCTCGACCTCGGGGCCCCGGACATCGACGACGCCGTCTCCTTCTACTCCGCCGTGTTCGGCTGGACCTTCCAGTCGGCCGGACCGGACGCGGGCGGGTACGGCTTCTTCCAGCTCGACGGCAAGACGGTCGCTGCCGTGGGGCCCCTGATGGAGGAGGGCGCGGGCTCCGCCTGGACGGTGTACTTCCAGACCCCCGACGCGGACGCCACGGTCAAGGCGGTGGAGCAGGCCGGCGGCTCGGTACGCGTCCCGCCGATGGATGTCTTCACCGCGGGCCGGCTGGCCGCCTTCACCGACCCGACCGGCGGCGACTTCGCCGTGTGGCAGCCGGGCGACGTCCAGGGCCTGGAGACGGTCATGGAGCCGAACTCCCTGTGCTGGACGGAGCTGTACACCACCGACGCGGCCGCCGCGAAGGACTTCTACCGCTCGGTCTTCTCCTGGAGCCACCAAGACATGCCGATGGGCGGCGAAACGGTCTACTCCGTCGTCTCCGCACCGGGCGGCGGCAAGGACGACGACTCGGGGCACGGCGGCCTCATGCAGCTGCCGGAGGCGAACCTGAAGGCCGGTTCGACCTCCGAGTGGCACCCGTATTTCGGTGTCACCGACTGCGACGCGGCCTTCGCCGCGGCCACCGACCGCGGCGCCACGATCCTGATTCCGCCCACCGACGCCCCGGGCGTCGGCCGGCTGGCCATGCTCAGGGACCCGGCAGGGGCCCCGTTCGCCCTGATCACGGGGGACCCGACGACGGACTGA
- a CDS encoding acyl-CoA synthetase, with protein sequence MTQDSPPPNGFWAQAAADPDRTVLIAPDGEEWTAGRLHAASNRLVHGLRAAGLERGDAFAVVLPNGVEFFTAYLAASQAGFYLVPVNHHLVGPEIAWIVADSGAKVLIAHERFAEAARHAADEAKLPGPRRHAVGHIDGFRPYAQLLDGQPGSAPADRTLGWVMNYTSGTTGRPRGIRRPLPGTAPEDAHLGGFLGIFGIKPFDGNVHLVCSPLYHTAVLQFAGASLHLGHRLVLMDKWTPQSMLALIDRHRCTHTHMVPTQFHRLLALPEETRAGYDVSSMRHALHGAAPCPDHVKRAMIDWWGGCVEEYYAASEGGGAFATAEDWLKRPGTVGKAWPISELAVFDDDGNRLPAGELGTVYMKMNTGGFSYHKDEGKTKRNRIGDFFTVGDLGYLDADGYLFLRDRKIDMIISGGVNIYPAEIESALLGHPAVADAAAFGIPHDDWGEEVKAVVEPAEGHAPGPGLAAELLAHCARQLAGYKRPKSVDFITVMPRDPNGKLYKRRLRDPYWEGRERAV encoded by the coding sequence ATGACCCAAGACTCCCCACCGCCCAACGGTTTCTGGGCGCAGGCCGCCGCAGACCCGGACCGCACGGTCCTGATCGCCCCGGACGGCGAGGAGTGGACCGCGGGCCGGCTGCACGCCGCGAGCAACCGGCTGGTCCACGGGCTGCGCGCGGCGGGCCTGGAGCGCGGCGACGCGTTCGCCGTGGTCCTCCCCAACGGCGTCGAGTTCTTCACCGCGTATCTCGCCGCGTCCCAGGCCGGTTTCTATCTCGTCCCCGTCAACCACCATCTGGTCGGCCCGGAGATCGCCTGGATCGTCGCCGACTCCGGGGCGAAGGTGCTGATCGCGCACGAGCGGTTCGCGGAGGCGGCCCGGCACGCCGCGGACGAGGCGAAGCTGCCGGGGCCGCGGCGCCACGCCGTCGGTCACATCGACGGCTTCCGGCCGTACGCCCAACTCCTCGACGGACAGCCCGGGTCCGCGCCCGCCGACCGGACCCTGGGCTGGGTCATGAACTACACCTCGGGCACCACGGGGCGCCCGCGCGGTATTCGCCGCCCGCTGCCCGGTACCGCACCCGAGGACGCCCACCTCGGCGGATTCCTCGGCATCTTCGGTATCAAGCCGTTCGACGGCAATGTCCATCTGGTCTGCTCGCCGCTCTACCACACGGCCGTGCTGCAATTCGCCGGTGCCTCGCTGCACCTCGGCCACCGCCTCGTCCTGATGGACAAGTGGACGCCGCAGAGCATGCTGGCCCTGATCGACAGACACCGCTGCACCCACACGCATATGGTGCCCACCCAGTTCCACCGGCTGCTCGCACTGCCCGAGGAGACCCGCGCGGGGTACGACGTGAGCTCGATGCGGCACGCCCTTCACGGCGCCGCACCCTGCCCCGACCACGTCAAACGCGCGATGATCGACTGGTGGGGCGGCTGTGTCGAGGAGTACTACGCGGCCAGTGAGGGCGGCGGCGCTTTCGCGACCGCCGAGGACTGGCTCAAACGGCCGGGGACGGTCGGCAAGGCCTGGCCGATCAGCGAGCTGGCCGTCTTCGACGACGACGGCAACCGGCTGCCCGCGGGCGAACTCGGCACCGTCTACATGAAGATGAACACCGGCGGCTTCAGCTACCACAAGGACGAGGGGAAGACGAAGAGGAACCGGATCGGTGACTTCTTCACCGTCGGAGACCTCGGATATCTGGATGCGGATGGGTATCTCTTCCTCCGCGACCGCAAGATCGACATGATCATCTCGGGCGGGGTGAACATCTACCCCGCCGAGATCGAATCCGCCCTGCTCGGCCACCCCGCCGTCGCCGACGCGGCCGCCTTCGGCATCCCGCACGACGACTGGGGCGAGGAGGTCAAGGCCGTCGTGGAGCCCGCCGAGGGCCATGCGCCGGGGCCCGGTCTGGCCGCCGAGCTCCTGGCCCACTGTGCGCGGCAACTGGCCGGCTACAAGCGGCCCAAGTCGGTCGACTTCATCACCGTCATGCCGCGCGACCCCAACGGCAAGCTCTACAAGCGGCGGCTGCGCGACCCGTACTGGGAGGGGCGGGAGCGCGCCGTGTAG
- a CDS encoding alpha/beta fold hydrolase, translating into MRRAPGPARTNAGRATVRNLVDLPGDGSNRDRSAVPADPYAHWPGVLTEAAQALDEAVMVGHSTGGMFLLAVPELAAQLAGLALISSAPHAGWRPAFARYAQDHPLPGVDTAAEHYARQPDDETLRALTLAAVPWNFSPSAAAGGRALLAGLPYCHDAVAWADAHFDDSYRARWTPRTLPTLIVSGGRDHIVDQRLWQDEPGFHGPRTLHRRIGEAGHFPWIENPGAVRAAFADLAGLLDT; encoded by the coding sequence GTGCGACGCGCTCCCGGCCCCGCGCGCACAAATGCCGGGCGCGCGACGGTCCGCAACCTGGTCGATCTGCCCGGCGACGGCTCCAACCGTGACCGCTCCGCGGTTCCCGCCGATCCCTACGCCCACTGGCCGGGAGTCCTGACGGAGGCCGCGCAGGCGCTGGACGAGGCGGTGATGGTCGGCCACTCCACCGGCGGCATGTTCCTGCTGGCCGTCCCGGAACTCGCGGCACAGCTCGCGGGCCTGGCGCTGATCAGCAGCGCCCCGCACGCAGGCTGGCGCCCCGCCTTCGCCCGCTATGCGCAGGACCACCCGCTCCCCGGAGTCGACACCGCGGCCGAGCACTATGCCCGGCAGCCGGACGACGAGACGCTGCGTGCCCTGACGCTGGCCGCCGTGCCATGGAACTTCAGCCCCTCCGCGGCCGCCGGCGGCCGGGCGCTCCTTGCGGGTCTCCCGTACTGCCATGACGCGGTGGCCTGGGCCGACGCCCACTTCGACGACAGCTACCGGGCCCGCTGGACACCACGGACCCTGCCGACCCTGATCGTCAGCGGCGGCCGGGACCACATCGTCGACCAGCGGCTCTGGCAGGACGAGCCCGGCTTCCACGGTCCGCGCACCCTGCACCGCCGGATCGGGGAAGCCGGTCATTTCCCCTGGATCGAGAACCCCGGGGCCGTCCGGGCCGCCTTCGCCGACCTCGCGGGCCTGCTGGATACCTAG
- a CDS encoding fatty acyl-CoA synthetase: protein MTQARSNTVDGVVRRSARRVPGRTAVRYADRAWTYRALDDAVTAAARVLRADGLRPGDRVASYGHNSDAYLIGFLACARAGLVHVPVNHSLTGEDLRYLLEQSGSVLVLTDAALAHRLPDSVRTMPLYGAPDGLLERLAAHDAPDAAGPDAAGPAAEVSDDALVQLLYTSGTTALPKGAMMTHRALVHEYTSAVVALDLKETDRPVHSLPLYHSAQMHVFLLPYLAVGAENTILDGPDPGKIFDLVEAGGADSLFAPPTVWIALSHHPGFTTRELSGLRKAYYGASIMPVPVLERLRARLPGLAFYNCFGQSEIGPLATVLGPGEHEGRMDSCGRPVLFVEARVVDEEGREVPDGTRGEVVYRSPQLCTGYWDKPEETAEAFRDGWFHSGDLAVRDAEGYFTVVDRVKDVINSGGVLVASRQVEDVLYAHPQVAEVAVIGLPDERWIEAVTAVVVRRTDGAGGAGDGDGGEEVGEAELIAAARARLAPFKAPKRVVFVDALPRNASGKVLKRELRARFGAP from the coding sequence ATGACGCAAGCGCGGAGCAATACGGTCGACGGAGTCGTGCGGCGCAGCGCCCGACGGGTGCCCGGTCGCACTGCGGTGCGGTACGCGGACCGGGCCTGGACCTATCGCGCGCTGGACGACGCGGTGACCGCCGCGGCCCGGGTGCTGCGGGCGGACGGCCTGCGGCCCGGCGACCGGGTCGCCTCCTACGGCCACAACTCGGATGCGTATCTGATCGGATTTCTGGCCTGCGCCCGCGCCGGACTGGTGCATGTGCCGGTCAACCACAGCCTGACCGGCGAGGACCTGCGCTACCTCCTGGAGCAGTCGGGCAGTGTGCTGGTGCTCACCGACGCCGCGCTCGCGCACCGGCTGCCGGACTCCGTCCGCACCATGCCCCTGTACGGGGCGCCCGACGGGCTGCTGGAGCGGCTCGCGGCCCACGACGCGCCGGACGCCGCCGGGCCGGACGCCGCCGGGCCGGCGGCCGAGGTGTCCGACGACGCCCTCGTCCAGCTTCTGTACACCTCAGGCACCACCGCCCTGCCCAAGGGCGCGATGATGACCCACCGCGCGCTGGTGCACGAGTACACCAGCGCCGTCGTCGCCCTCGATCTGAAAGAGACGGACCGGCCGGTTCACTCGCTGCCGCTCTACCACTCCGCGCAGATGCATGTGTTTCTGCTGCCCTACCTTGCGGTGGGCGCGGAGAACACCATCCTGGACGGACCCGACCCGGGAAAGATCTTCGACCTGGTGGAAGCGGGCGGGGCCGACAGTCTGTTCGCGCCACCGACCGTATGGATCGCGCTGTCGCACCACCCCGGCTTCACCACCCGGGAGCTGAGCGGGCTGCGCAAGGCCTACTACGGTGCCTCGATCATGCCGGTGCCGGTCCTGGAGCGGCTCCGCGCCCGGCTGCCAGGACTCGCCTTCTACAACTGCTTCGGGCAGAGCGAGATCGGGCCGCTGGCCACCGTGCTCGGCCCCGGCGAACACGAGGGCCGGATGGACTCCTGCGGGCGCCCGGTGCTGTTCGTCGAGGCCCGGGTGGTGGATGAGGAGGGCCGGGAGGTACCGGACGGCACCCGGGGCGAGGTCGTCTACCGCTCCCCCCAACTGTGCACCGGCTACTGGGACAAGCCGGAGGAGACCGCCGAGGCGTTCCGGGACGGCTGGTTCCACTCCGGCGACCTCGCCGTCCGTGACGCCGAGGGCTATTTCACGGTGGTCGACCGGGTCAAGGACGTCATCAACTCCGGCGGCGTCCTGGTCGCCTCGCGTCAGGTGGAGGACGTGCTCTACGCGCATCCGCAGGTGGCCGAGGTCGCGGTCATCGGGCTGCCGGACGAGCGCTGGATCGAGGCGGTGACCGCGGTGGTCGTACGGCGTACGGACGGTGCGGGCGGTGCCGGGGACGGGGACGGCGGGGAGGAAGTGGGGGAGGCGGAGCTGATCGCGGCGGCCCGCGCCCGCCTTGCGCCGTTCAAGGCGCCCAAACGGGTGGTGTTCGTGGACGCGCTGCCGCGCAACGCCAGCGGCAAGGTCCTCAAGCGGGAGCTGCGCGCACGGTTCGGCGCCCCCTGA
- a CDS encoding NAD(P)H-dependent flavin oxidoreductase, whose amino-acid sequence MQTELSNTLGVEHAVFGFTPFPAVAAAITRAGGFGVLGAVRYTAPDELARDLDWMQEHTDGLPYGLDVVMPAKKVEGVTEAEVETMIPEGHRRFVTELLDKHQVPQLAEGEASGWRITGWMEQVARTQLDVAFDYPIKLLANALGSPPPDIIRRAHDHGVLAAALAGSPRHARHHKAAGIDIVVAQGYEAGGHTGEIATMVLTPEVVAAVDPLPVLAAGGIGTGEQIAAGLALGAQGVWLGSLWLTTEEADLHSRRLTAKLLAAGPGDTVRSRALTGKPARQLRTEWTDAWDDPNGPGPLPMPLQGLLVAEANSRIQRHEVEPLLGTPVGQIVGRMNSERSVQAVFDDLTRGFERAIDRINRIAGRA is encoded by the coding sequence ATGCAGACGGAGCTGAGCAACACGCTGGGAGTCGAGCACGCCGTCTTCGGGTTCACGCCCTTTCCCGCGGTCGCCGCGGCGATCACCCGGGCCGGCGGGTTCGGCGTGCTCGGCGCGGTCCGCTACACCGCGCCGGACGAGCTCGCCCGCGACCTGGACTGGATGCAGGAGCACACCGACGGCCTGCCCTACGGGCTCGATGTGGTCATGCCCGCCAAGAAGGTGGAGGGGGTCACCGAGGCCGAGGTCGAGACGATGATCCCGGAGGGGCACCGCCGCTTCGTCACCGAGCTCCTCGACAAACACCAGGTGCCGCAGCTCGCGGAGGGGGAGGCGTCCGGCTGGCGGATCACCGGGTGGATGGAGCAGGTCGCCCGCACCCAGCTCGATGTGGCCTTCGACTATCCGATCAAGCTGCTGGCCAACGCCCTCGGCTCACCGCCGCCCGACATCATCCGGCGCGCCCACGACCACGGCGTCCTCGCCGCCGCGCTGGCCGGCAGCCCGCGGCACGCACGGCACCACAAGGCCGCCGGTATCGACATCGTCGTCGCCCAGGGGTACGAGGCGGGCGGGCACACCGGCGAGATCGCCACCATGGTCCTCACCCCGGAGGTCGTGGCCGCCGTCGACCCGCTGCCGGTGCTCGCCGCGGGCGGCATCGGCACCGGTGAGCAGATCGCCGCCGGACTCGCCCTCGGCGCCCAGGGGGTCTGGCTGGGCTCGCTCTGGCTGACCACCGAGGAGGCCGACCTGCACTCCCGGCGGCTGACCGCGAAACTGCTCGCCGCGGGGCCGGGCGACACCGTCCGCTCCCGCGCCCTGACCGGCAAACCCGCCCGCCAGCTGCGCACCGAGTGGACCGACGCCTGGGACGATCCGAACGGTCCCGGCCCGCTGCCGATGCCGTTGCAGGGCCTGCTGGTCGCCGAGGCCAACTCCCGTATCCAGCGGCACGAGGTCGAACCGCTGCTGGGCACCCCGGTCGGCCAGATCGTCGGACGGATGAACAGCGAACGCAGCGTACAGGCCGTCTTCGACGACCTCACCCGTGGCTTCGAGCGGGCCATCGACCGCATCAACCGCATCGCCGGACGCGCCTGA